A single region of the Mechercharimyces sp. CAU 1602 genome encodes:
- the rpsO gene encoding 30S ribosomal protein S15, protein MTLSLEKKKEIMEEYKTHENDTGSPEVQIAILTHRITELNEHLREHKKDHHSRRGLLKMVGQRRNLLNYLKKKDITRYRTLISKLGLRR, encoded by the coding sequence ATGACATTGTCCCTCGAGAAGAAAAAGGAAATTATGGAAGAATACAAAACTCATGAGAATGATACAGGTTCGCCTGAAGTGCAAATTGCGATTTTAACTCATCGCATTACAGAATTAAACGAGCACTTGCGTGAGCATAAGAAAGATCATCACTCTCGTCGTGGATTGCTCAAAATGGTTGGGCAACGCCGTAACCTTTTGAATTACCTGAAAAAGAAAGATATTACACGTTATCGTACGTTGATCTCGAAGCTGGGCTTACGTCGATAG